The Hyphococcus flavus genome contains a region encoding:
- a CDS encoding saccharopine dehydrogenase family protein: MTNDREFDVIVWGASGFTGRLVAEYLNRQYGLNSDAPNNVKWAMAGRNAGKLGEVAESIGAGEAPLITAEAGNAKSLGEMARRAKAIVTTVGPYQLYGEPLVAACAAAGTDYVDLSGEPPFMRRMIDTYQDQAAASGARIVHSCGFDSIPFDLGVYYVQKLAREKFGRPASEVKGRVLAVKGGASGGTVASMLATMERIGDPFVRKVMRDPYSLAPDENAARPRQPGGNKPHYDADAKKWVAPFIMAPINTRNVHRSNMLMDYAYGGRFRYSEMMAAPNGPAAYAMAGGMGGFAGALAKPPSRVLLKKTVLPKPGEGPSKAQREAGFYKVLFIARDESGETVSAVVKGDRDPGYGSTSKLIAEAALCLAFDISHEETPGGVSTPAAAMGDKLITRLQEKAGLTFEPAE, from the coding sequence ATGACCAATGACCGGGAATTTGACGTCATCGTCTGGGGCGCGAGCGGGTTTACCGGGCGGCTCGTGGCGGAATATCTCAACCGCCAATACGGGTTGAACAGTGACGCGCCAAATAATGTGAAATGGGCCATGGCGGGCCGCAACGCCGGCAAGCTCGGCGAGGTGGCGGAGAGTATTGGCGCGGGAGAAGCGCCCCTCATCACCGCCGAAGCGGGCAACGCGAAATCACTCGGCGAGATGGCGCGGCGCGCGAAAGCCATCGTCACCACGGTGGGGCCCTATCAGCTTTACGGCGAGCCGCTGGTTGCGGCCTGCGCTGCGGCGGGTACGGACTATGTGGATTTATCGGGCGAGCCGCCCTTCATGCGCCGGATGATTGATACGTATCAGGATCAGGCAGCGGCCTCCGGCGCGCGCATTGTTCATTCCTGCGGCTTTGACTCAATCCCTTTCGATCTTGGCGTCTACTATGTGCAGAAGCTGGCGCGCGAAAAGTTTGGGCGCCCTGCAAGCGAAGTGAAGGGCCGCGTGCTCGCCGTGAAGGGCGGCGCCTCCGGCGGTACGGTGGCGAGCATGCTCGCCACAATGGAGCGGATCGGCGATCCGTTTGTGCGTAAAGTCATGCGCGATCCTTATTCGCTGGCGCCCGATGAGAACGCGGCGCGCCCGCGCCAGCCGGGCGGTAACAAACCTCATTATGACGCCGACGCGAAAAAATGGGTTGCGCCGTTCATCATGGCGCCGATTAATACGCGCAACGTTCACCGCTCCAACATGCTGATGGACTACGCCTATGGCGGGCGTTTTCGCTATTCGGAAATGATGGCGGCGCCGAACGGGCCCGCAGCCTACGCCATGGCCGGCGGCATGGGCGGTTTTGCCGGCGCGCTGGCGAAACCGCCAAGCCGCGTTCTTTTGAAGAAAACGGTGCTGCCGAAGCCGGGCGAGGGACCAAGCAAGGCCCAGCGTGAGGCCGGCTTTTACAAAGTGCTCTTCATCGCCAGGGACGAAAGCGGCGAGACTGTAAGCGCTGTTGTGAAAGGCGACCGTGATCCGGGCTATGGCTCTACCTCGAAACTGATCGCCGAGGCGGCGCTTTGTCTGGCGTTTGACATATCGCACGAGGAAACGCCCGGCGGGGTCTCAACCCCTGCCGCCGCCATGGGCGACAAGCTGATCACCCGGTTGCAGGAAAAGGCAGGCCTTACTTTTGAGCCTGCTGAGTGA
- the thiC gene encoding phosphomethylpyrimidine synthase ThiC yields MNKHVPQSEFKTPEVTTGSLPSSRKVYVAGDQYPDLKVPVREIDLHPSAGEPAVPVYDTSGPYTDPNVNINVEKGLARTRTAWIKERGNVEEYDGREVKPEDNGGVTGKHLAREFPIRNRPLRGTGTGPVTQYEFAKAGVITREMEFVAIRENLGRKKMLEGAEARVEQGESFGADIPPFITPEFVRDEIARGRAIIPSNINHPEIEPQIIGRNFLVKINANIGNSAVASSVEEEVDKMVWATRWGADNVMDLSTGRNIHNTREWIIRNSPVPIGTVPIYQALEKVNGVAEDLTWEVYRDTLIEQAEQGVDYFTIHAGVRLPYIHLTADRVTGIVSRGGSIMAKWCLAHHRESFLYTNFEEICDIMRTYDVSFSLGDGLRPGSIADANDRAQFAELETLGELTQIAWRKGCQVMIEGPGHVPMHKIKVNMDKQLKECGEAPFYTLGPLTTDIAPGYDHITSGIGAAMIGWFGTAMLCYVTPKEHLGLPDRDDVKVGVITYKLAAHAADLAKGHPAAQLRDDALSRARFEFRWEDQFNLSLDPATARDFHDQTLPKEAHKVAHFCSMCGPKFCSMKITAEVRDYAAGMSDNEKKALEDMTEEERRKGMEKMSAKYEEMGKELYLEEDAVKKANEGL; encoded by the coding sequence ATGAACAAGCACGTCCCCCAGTCCGAATTCAAAACCCCGGAAGTGACCACGGGTTCGCTGCCGTCGAGCCGCAAGGTTTACGTCGCAGGCGATCAGTACCCGGATTTGAAAGTGCCGGTGCGCGAGATTGATCTGCACCCCAGCGCGGGCGAACCGGCTGTTCCGGTTTATGACACGTCGGGGCCGTACACCGACCCCAATGTAAACATCAATGTTGAAAAGGGCCTCGCGCGCACCCGCACCGCGTGGATCAAGGAGCGCGGAAACGTCGAGGAATATGACGGCCGCGAGGTCAAACCCGAAGATAATGGCGGCGTGACCGGCAAACATCTCGCCCGGGAATTCCCGATCCGCAACCGCCCCTTGCGCGGCACGGGAACGGGCCCGGTCACGCAGTATGAATTCGCCAAGGCGGGCGTCATCACCCGCGAGATGGAATTCGTCGCCATCCGCGAGAATTTGGGCCGCAAGAAAATGCTCGAAGGCGCGGAGGCGCGCGTTGAGCAAGGCGAAAGCTTCGGCGCCGACATTCCGCCTTTCATTACGCCGGAATTCGTGCGCGACGAGATTGCGCGCGGGCGCGCTATCATCCCGTCAAACATCAACCACCCGGAGATCGAGCCGCAGATCATAGGCCGAAATTTCCTGGTGAAGATCAACGCCAATATCGGCAACTCCGCGGTGGCGTCGTCGGTCGAGGAGGAAGTCGACAAGATGGTCTGGGCGACGCGCTGGGGCGCCGACAACGTCATGGATCTGTCGACGGGCCGCAACATTCACAACACCCGCGAGTGGATCATCCGCAACTCGCCCGTCCCCATCGGCACCGTGCCGATCTATCAGGCGCTGGAGAAAGTGAACGGCGTTGCGGAGGATTTAACGTGGGAAGTCTATCGCGACACGCTGATCGAACAGGCCGAACAGGGCGTTGATTATTTCACGATCCACGCCGGGGTGCGCCTGCCTTACATTCACTTAACGGCCGACCGCGTGACGGGCATTGTCAGCCGCGGCGGGTCGATCATGGCGAAGTGGTGCCTCGCCCATCACCGCGAAAGTTTTCTTTATACGAACTTTGAAGAAATCTGCGATATCATGCGGACCTATGACGTCTCGTTCTCGCTCGGCGACGGGCTTCGTCCGGGCTCCATCGCTGACGCGAACGATCGCGCGCAGTTCGCCGAACTCGAAACCCTGGGCGAGCTGACGCAGATCGCGTGGCGCAAAGGCTGTCAGGTGATGATCGAAGGGCCGGGGCACGTCCCCATGCACAAGATCAAGGTGAACATGGACAAACAGCTAAAGGAATGCGGCGAGGCGCCGTTCTATACGCTGGGTCCGCTCACTACCGACATCGCGCCCGGTTACGATCACATAACGTCAGGCATCGGCGCGGCGATGATCGGCTGGTTCGGCACGGCGATGCTTTGTTATGTGACGCCGAAGGAGCATCTGGGGCTTCCTGACCGCGACGACGTCAAGGTCGGTGTCATCACCTATAAACTTGCGGCGCACGCGGCGGACCTCGCCAAGGGCCATCCGGCCGCGCAGCTTCGCGACGATGCGTTAAGCCGCGCGCGTTTCGAATTTCGGTGGGAGGATCAGTTTAACTTAAGCCTCGACCCCGCGACGGCGCGCGACTTCCACGACCAGACATTGCCCAAGGAAGCGCACAAGGTTGCGCATTTCTGTTCCATGTGCGGGCCGAAATTCTGCTCCATGAAGATCACGGCGGAAGTCCGCGACTACGCCGCCGGCATGAGCGATAACGAGAAAAAAGCGCTCGAAGACATGACCGAGGAAGAACGCCGCAAAGGCATGGAGAAGATGAGCGCGAAATATGAGGAGATGGGTAAAGAGCTTTACTTGGAAGAAGACGCGGTCAAGAAGGCGAATGAGGGGTTGTGA
- a CDS encoding adenylosuccinate synthase: protein MADVAVVGAQWGDEGKGKIVDWLSARADVVVRFQGGHNAGHTLVIDGAVYKLSLLPSGVVRKGCLGVIGSGVVVDPTALLAEIERIEAQGVRVTPENLIIAENATLILPVHQELDALREGASTGVKIGTTKRGIGPAYEDKAGRRGLRLIDLADQYTLKEKIENLLIHHNALRRGFGVADLDAQALYEQLCEIAPRIIPFAQPVWRVLDQARKDGKRILFEGAQGVLLDVDHGTYPYVTSSNTVAGQAATGSGLGPRAVNYVLGIVKAYTTRVGEGPFPTELTDDTGKRLGERGHEFGTVTGRQRRCGWFDACLVRQSLKIAGVDGIVLTKLDVLDGFDELKVCVGYKIGGKSYDYLPSGAHIQSEAEPIYETMSGWKGSTEKARSWADLPAEAVKYVRRIEELIETPVALVSTSPEREDVILMRDPFQD, encoded by the coding sequence ATGGCTGACGTCGCGGTTGTCGGCGCGCAATGGGGTGATGAGGGCAAGGGCAAGATTGTTGACTGGCTCTCTGCTCGTGCGGACGTGGTGGTCAGGTTCCAGGGCGGGCACAATGCCGGTCACACGCTGGTTATCGATGGCGCGGTTTACAAGCTGTCTCTGCTGCCGTCAGGGGTCGTAAGAAAGGGCTGTCTGGGCGTTATCGGTTCGGGTGTGGTTGTTGACCCAACGGCATTGCTTGCTGAAATCGAACGGATTGAGGCGCAAGGCGTTCGTGTCACGCCTGAAAATCTTATCATTGCCGAGAACGCGACTCTGATCTTGCCGGTGCACCAGGAATTGGATGCCTTACGTGAAGGCGCCTCAACCGGCGTTAAAATAGGCACGACCAAACGCGGTATTGGTCCGGCTTATGAGGACAAAGCCGGGCGGCGCGGGCTTCGCCTCATCGACCTGGCTGACCAATACACATTAAAAGAAAAGATCGAAAACCTGTTGATTCATCACAACGCTTTGCGTCGTGGGTTTGGCGTCGCCGATTTGGATGCACAGGCCTTGTATGAACAGCTTTGTGAAATTGCGCCAAGGATTATCCCGTTCGCGCAACCGGTATGGCGTGTCCTTGATCAGGCGCGAAAAGACGGCAAACGCATCCTGTTTGAAGGCGCGCAAGGCGTCTTGCTTGATGTCGATCACGGCACGTACCCTTATGTAACCTCATCCAACACAGTGGCCGGCCAGGCGGCAACAGGCTCAGGACTTGGTCCGCGTGCGGTCAATTATGTTTTGGGGATCGTTAAGGCTTACACAACCCGTGTGGGGGAGGGGCCCTTTCCAACTGAACTTACCGACGACACGGGCAAACGCCTTGGTGAGCGTGGTCACGAGTTTGGCACTGTCACAGGCCGCCAGCGCCGATGCGGCTGGTTCGACGCCTGCCTTGTCCGCCAGTCGCTAAAGATTGCGGGCGTTGACGGCATCGTTTTGACCAAGCTGGACGTCCTTGACGGCTTTGACGAACTGAAAGTGTGCGTGGGTTATAAAATTGGCGGCAAGAGCTACGACTATCTTCCATCTGGAGCGCATATTCAGTCAGAGGCTGAGCCTATTTACGAAACCATGTCGGGCTGGAAAGGATCGACGGAAAAAGCGCGTTCCTGGGCGGACTTGCCGGCCGAGGCTGTCAAATATGTGCGCCGTATAGAAGAGCTGATCGAGACGCCGGTGGCGTTGGTGTCTACAAGTCCCGAGCGTGAAGACGTGATATTAATGCGCGATCCGTTTCAGGACTGA
- a CDS encoding phosphodiester glycosidase family protein has translation MRNFVLSFIITLVCGVTPVAADEACTQTTHDQIDYVVCRFDPQRDDIRLFLNNDDGEPYGHFNWVNEALAKKGETLVFAMNAGMYHEDRSPVGLYVGAEQKAGEIKYLLNENDGPGNFHLKPNGVFYVTGRGDAAIQETQKFKGVCGQLFRYATQSGPMLVIDNEIHPRFLSDSDSLKRRNGVGVTENGEVIFALADTPVRFYDFAMFFRDELNTPNALYLDGTISRLYAPELNRNDPGVAMGPIVGVVVKND, from the coding sequence ATGCGGAATTTTGTTTTGTCTTTTATCATTACGCTTGTTTGTGGCGTTACTCCGGTCGCCGCCGATGAGGCGTGCACACAAACTACTCACGACCAAATCGATTACGTTGTCTGCCGGTTTGATCCGCAGCGGGATGATATTCGCCTGTTTCTCAACAATGACGACGGCGAGCCATATGGTCATTTCAACTGGGTGAATGAGGCGCTGGCGAAGAAGGGTGAAACGCTCGTGTTCGCCATGAACGCCGGGATGTATCATGAAGATAGATCGCCAGTGGGTTTGTATGTTGGAGCTGAGCAAAAAGCTGGAGAAATTAAGTATCTGCTCAACGAAAATGATGGCCCCGGAAATTTTCATTTAAAGCCAAACGGCGTTTTTTATGTTACCGGTCGCGGTGATGCTGCTATCCAGGAAACGCAAAAATTTAAAGGAGTTTGTGGTCAGCTTTTTCGATACGCCACCCAATCCGGCCCAATGCTTGTAATCGATAATGAAATTCATCCACGATTTCTATCGGATTCCGATTCTCTCAAACGCCGCAATGGCGTCGGCGTAACGGAAAATGGCGAAGTAATTTTTGCGCTCGCTGACACGCCCGTACGGTTTTATGATTTCGCGATGTTTTTTCGTGACGAATTGAATACGCCGAACGCGCTTTACCTCGACGGAACCATCTCGCGTCTTTATGCGCCGGAATTGAACCGTAACGATCCTGGCGTTGCCATGGGCCCTATTGTTGGCGTGGTGGTGAAGAATGACTGA
- a CDS encoding M16 family metallopeptidase — protein MKKLPFVLCAILAACLVSCGETTQRSQSSQSTENSDTLVEFQEFTLDNGLKVVFHIDRSDPVVAVALTAHVGSSREKPGRTGFAHLFEHLLFLESENLGKGGLDAMSARIGGSGANGSTSRDRTNYFQTVPKDALEKMIWAEADKIGFFINTVTEPVLAKEKQVVKNEKRQSYDNQPYGHNFYVITKALYPDDHPYSWEVIGSLEDLDAATLDDVKQFYRDWYTPNNVTLVIAGDFDPEQARGWIKKYFDEIPRGPDVEPLPKQSVALGESKLLFHEDNFAQLPQLTMVWPTVPQFHADYYALNVLHDLLAVGKRAPLNEVLIDEEKVAPGVSMYGYNSELSGETILQIRAYDGTNLNDVKGALDQGFARFEADGIDEKDLNRVKTEQEVSFYNGIQSVLGKAFNLAQYEIFTGDPGFINQDIENIQAVTADDVMRVYRAYIKDRPFIATSFVPKGSSELILDGSIRAEVVEEEIVQGAEETFDASIAAEYERTPSSFDRSEEPPYGEKPVVKVPDIREAGLDNGLSVYGIEDSELPLVRFELSFDGGHYLDDPTMPGVAYMLSIMMDKGTAQRDTAELEEAIAALGASIGIGAGDERFQISGQTLARNFEQTLSLVEEILLEPRWDEEEFALAKQRVTAELQAASANPNAIASNKFGEIMFGEGHILATSVRGDMDSLATMTIDDLKAYYERYISPSAANFRIVGAVSQERALEALASLNSRWSGAEIDYPEYSVPNEPDASVVYFYDMPGATQSVFTFGYPALKRTDDDYYPALVMNYRLGGGGFASRLTQELRESKGYTYGIGSGFSGSERYGAFSISSNIRSNVTFEAAALVKDILENYGATFTEEDLDVTKSFLLKSKARAFETLGAKLGVLQNIADYDLPYDYVRRQDEIVEAMTVERIQELADSYITPDAMNYIIVGDAATQAESLTELGFGAPVMLETDE, from the coding sequence ATGAAAAAACTGCCTTTTGTATTGTGCGCCATACTCGCCGCATGCTTGGTCAGTTGCGGAGAAACAACGCAACGCAGCCAGAGCAGTCAGTCGACAGAAAACTCCGATACATTAGTGGAATTCCAAGAATTCACGCTGGATAACGGCCTCAAAGTTGTTTTTCACATTGACCGTTCCGATCCGGTTGTCGCCGTTGCATTAACCGCACATGTGGGATCATCACGAGAAAAACCCGGGCGCACAGGTTTCGCTCATCTTTTTGAACATCTCCTGTTTTTGGAATCTGAAAACCTCGGCAAAGGCGGCCTTGACGCCATGTCCGCACGCATCGGCGGTTCCGGCGCAAACGGATCGACCAGCCGTGATCGCACGAACTATTTCCAGACCGTTCCAAAAGACGCGCTTGAAAAAATGATCTGGGCTGAAGCCGATAAGATAGGTTTTTTCATTAACACCGTCACCGAGCCTGTGCTTGCCAAAGAAAAACAGGTTGTCAAAAACGAAAAACGTCAGAGCTATGACAATCAGCCCTACGGCCATAATTTTTATGTCATCACCAAGGCTCTTTATCCGGATGATCACCCTTATAGTTGGGAAGTGATCGGCTCGCTTGAGGATCTTGACGCAGCGACGCTGGATGACGTGAAGCAGTTCTATCGCGACTGGTACACGCCTAACAATGTTACTTTAGTTATTGCAGGTGACTTCGATCCTGAACAGGCGCGCGGCTGGATAAAGAAATACTTTGACGAAATCCCGCGCGGCCCGGACGTTGAACCATTGCCAAAGCAATCCGTAGCGCTTGGTGAATCGAAGCTTTTATTTCACGAAGATAATTTCGCACAACTGCCGCAACTGACAATGGTGTGGCCGACTGTGCCGCAATTCCATGCGGACTATTACGCCCTGAACGTGTTGCACGACTTATTGGCTGTCGGCAAACGCGCGCCATTGAATGAAGTCCTGATTGACGAAGAAAAAGTTGCGCCTGGCGTTTCCATGTATGGATACAACTCCGAACTTTCGGGCGAAACGATCCTTCAGATTCGCGCCTATGACGGAACGAATTTAAATGATGTTAAAGGCGCGCTTGACCAGGGCTTTGCCCGGTTCGAGGCGGACGGCATAGACGAAAAAGATCTCAACCGCGTAAAAACCGAACAGGAAGTCTCTTTCTACAACGGCATCCAAAGCGTGCTCGGCAAGGCTTTCAATCTTGCTCAGTATGAGATTTTTACCGGCGACCCCGGATTCATCAATCAGGATATAGAAAACATCCAGGCCGTCACCGCAGATGACGTGATGCGCGTATATCGCGCTTACATTAAAGACCGGCCGTTCATAGCGACAAGCTTTGTGCCGAAAGGTTCTTCGGAATTGATTCTTGACGGGTCAATTCGCGCTGAAGTTGTCGAAGAAGAAATCGTTCAGGGTGCAGAAGAAACTTTCGATGCAAGCATTGCGGCGGAGTATGAACGCACGCCCTCGTCTTTTGATCGCTCTGAAGAGCCCCCTTACGGCGAAAAGCCCGTCGTGAAAGTTCCTGACATCCGGGAGGCCGGCCTTGATAACGGCCTTTCAGTTTACGGCATCGAGGATAGCGAACTGCCGCTGGTGCGGTTTGAGCTATCCTTTGACGGCGGCCACTATCTTGACGATCCCACCATGCCCGGCGTCGCCTATATGCTGTCGATTATGATGGATAAAGGAACCGCGCAGCGTGACACGGCTGAACTCGAAGAAGCAATCGCCGCTTTAGGCGCCAGCATCGGGATTGGCGCCGGTGATGAGCGATTTCAGATTTCAGGCCAGACGCTCGCCAGAAATTTCGAACAAACGCTAAGTTTAGTTGAAGAAATCCTGCTCGAGCCTCGCTGGGATGAGGAAGAATTCGCACTGGCGAAGCAACGCGTCACTGCTGAACTGCAGGCAGCCAGCGCCAACCCGAATGCTATCGCAAGCAACAAATTCGGTGAAATTATGTTTGGCGAGGGCCACATCTTAGCAACCAGCGTTCGCGGCGATATGGATTCGCTCGCAACGATGACGATTGACGATCTCAAAGCATATTATGAGCGTTACATAAGCCCTTCTGCTGCAAACTTCCGCATCGTCGGCGCAGTGTCACAAGAAAGAGCGCTTGAAGCATTAGCCAGTTTGAATAGTCGCTGGTCTGGAGCTGAGATCGATTACCCTGAATATTCAGTTCCAAACGAGCCGGATGCAAGCGTCGTATATTTCTATGACATGCCCGGCGCCACACAATCTGTCTTCACTTTCGGATATCCCGCGCTCAAACGTACGGATGACGACTATTATCCGGCGCTGGTGATGAACTATCGCCTTGGCGGCGGCGGTTTCGCTTCTCGCCTTACGCAGGAACTTCGCGAAAGCAAAGGCTACACCTATGGCATCGGTTCCGGCTTTTCAGGATCTGAACGCTATGGCGCATTTTCGATTTCCAGCAACATCCGGTCTAATGTGACTTTTGAGGCGGCCGCGCTGGTCAAAGACATCCTTGAAAATTACGGCGCAACCTTCACCGAGGAAGATCTCGACGTCACGAAAAGCTTTCTGCTGAAAAGCAAGGCGCGCGCTTTTGAAACGCTCGGCGCCAAGCTCGGCGTACTTCAAAATATCGCTGACTACGATCTTCCTTATGACTATGTCCGCCGTCAGGATGAAATCGTCGAAGCGATGACAGTGGAACGCATCCAGGAACTCGCGGACAGTTACATCACCCCTGATGCAATGAACTATATCATCGTTGGCGATGCAGCGACGCAAGCCGAAAGCCTCACCGAGCTTGGGTTCGGCGCGCCGGTAATGCTCGAAACAGACGAGTAG
- a CDS encoding putative 2OG-Fe(II) oxygenase, whose translation MAPIFKPTKDKEFFTPFGPVMGYFKMPAAFVEQMNAAMSEQLADHSDHLVGKVRQELRFDQDLINLAAANVGQTLVEYHAFAKKRNSLGEYDPSTKQYGLDIVSGWFVRQFENEYNPLHIHTGCTISCVGYLKLPDGIEQEWEEDYQDHHPSHAHIQFAHGTDAAYSFTNFMAKPQVGDFYIFPSHMFHCVYPFRTVGERRSFSMNVTVEESEASAGPA comes from the coding sequence ATGGCCCCTATCTTCAAGCCCACGAAAGACAAAGAGTTTTTCACACCCTTTGGCCCGGTGATGGGGTACTTCAAAATGCCGGCGGCATTTGTTGAACAGATGAATGCAGCGATGTCTGAGCAACTTGCTGATCATTCCGACCATCTTGTCGGAAAGGTCCGTCAGGAACTACGCTTTGATCAGGACCTTATCAATCTGGCCGCCGCCAATGTTGGGCAAACGCTTGTTGAATATCACGCCTTCGCAAAAAAGCGGAATTCCCTCGGAGAGTACGACCCTTCCACGAAACAATACGGCCTCGACATCGTTTCAGGCTGGTTCGTTCGGCAGTTTGAGAATGAATATAATCCGCTTCACATCCACACGGGCTGCACGATTTCCTGTGTCGGTTATCTAAAATTACCCGATGGTATTGAGCAGGAGTGGGAAGAAGACTACCAGGATCACCACCCTTCCCATGCGCATATTCAGTTTGCACACGGAACTGATGCTGCGTACTCTTTCACAAACTTCATGGCGAAGCCTCAGGTTGGCGACTTTTATATTTTTCCTTCGCATATGTTTCATTGCGTTTACCCATTCCGGACAGTTGGCGAGCGCCGCTCATTCAGCATGAATGTCACTGTGGAAGAATCTGAAGCCTCAGCTGGACCGGCCTAG
- a CDS encoding HEAT repeat domain-containing protein, with protein sequence MTSEKKEKREFIEVLENVATQETDDFIQLTKTAGLDPASDFIGADLRGVDLRHLDLRAYDFTGACMEGALTDGATFQSGMKEKILFESSASDQYHRRLQWRNSDLDSTKQIPDEAKRIIEKIFNESRQENRIEALDRLITKYSSQDWVRPILLRVMAEDRAQKPPKRAWKLLQKISSRKLPIADYHFFILKHSRNLGLFGQSIVKIPSYPRPELAFSILTERSQHDADTDIRARCLEGLGEYFQETENAYTFLLQRSVEDKFPHARAAAIGSIARYFKEGGRTFSHLISCAKEDNSFWPRQDAIEMLGQYFVQDHEAETLDFFLQRAVEDEVDFVRAEAIKAISKNLSTYNSEKNTIFSFLLERLSKDESPWTRTEALSVLARYFSEKTETLSLLIHHGTHDKDIWPRREAITAIGKYYDGREETLPFLMERATEDEEVWPRQAAILAIGERFLDRNGAKEFLAQRAIKDRSKWIQSYAASFASSKQE encoded by the coding sequence ATGACATCTGAAAAAAAAGAAAAAAGGGAGTTCATCGAGGTATTAGAAAATGTCGCCACACAAGAGACCGATGATTTTATACAGCTGACTAAAACTGCAGGACTTGACCCTGCTTCAGATTTTATTGGCGCCGACCTACGCGGCGTCGATCTTCGCCACCTTGATTTAAGAGCATATGATTTTACTGGCGCTTGTATGGAAGGCGCATTGACTGATGGCGCGACATTTCAATCAGGCATGAAAGAGAAAATACTTTTTGAATCTTCCGCGTCTGACCAATATCATCGCAGACTTCAATGGCGTAATTCCGATCTTGACTCAACAAAGCAAATCCCAGACGAAGCAAAACGGATTATCGAAAAAATCTTCAATGAAAGCAGGCAAGAAAATCGTATCGAAGCGCTTGATAGGTTGATCACAAAGTACTCTTCCCAAGATTGGGTAAGACCAATTTTGTTGCGCGTGATGGCGGAGGATCGGGCGCAAAAGCCACCAAAGCGAGCGTGGAAACTTTTGCAAAAAATCTCAAGCAGAAAGCTTCCAATTGCTGATTATCATTTCTTTATATTGAAGCACTCGCGAAATTTAGGGCTCTTCGGGCAATCAATTGTAAAAATTCCATCTTATCCGCGACCAGAATTAGCTTTCTCCATTCTGACAGAGAGATCACAACATGACGCGGATACCGATATTCGGGCTCGTTGCTTAGAAGGATTAGGAGAATATTTTCAAGAGACAGAAAATGCTTATACGTTTCTCTTGCAGCGATCAGTTGAAGACAAATTCCCGCATGCTAGAGCAGCTGCAATAGGCTCTATTGCTAGATATTTTAAAGAGGGAGGGAGAACTTTTTCGCACCTAATTTCTTGCGCCAAAGAAGATAATAGTTTTTGGCCGCGCCAAGACGCTATAGAAATGCTTGGTCAATATTTTGTTCAAGATCATGAAGCGGAAACATTAGACTTCTTTTTACAGCGAGCTGTTGAGGATGAAGTAGATTTCGTACGCGCAGAGGCAATAAAGGCCATAAGTAAGAACCTAAGTACATATAATTCAGAAAAAAACACAATCTTCTCATTTCTCCTCGAACGCCTCAGCAAGGACGAGAGCCCGTGGACAAGGACAGAGGCGCTTTCTGTATTAGCAAGATATTTTTCTGAAAAAACCGAGACTTTGTCACTGCTAATTCATCACGGCACGCATGACAAAGACATTTGGCCTCGGCGGGAAGCCATCACTGCCATTGGAAAATATTATGATGGTCGCGAAGAAACTCTTCCCTTCTTAATGGAGCGCGCAACTGAAGACGAAGAAGTATGGCCTCGTCAAGCGGCCATACTTGCAATTGGGGAACGATTTTTAGATCGAAATGGTGCCAAAGAGTTTTTGGCTCAACGCGCCATCAAGGATAGGAGTAAATGGATTCAATCCTATGCTGCTTCTTTTGCAAGCTCCAAGCAGGAATAA
- a CDS encoding thioredoxin domain-containing protein codes for MKNIKNLVFAGIIAIGAVAFFTFGRSAATDAEYVYDGEPEIIAATFESAWCSACKILKPRLAKVIPDFADKPVKFVSLDFTFGQRADIEKQAAAEGLADIYPRFEGATGFTLLVDKDTGEIIDSLTVSYDENAMRAAIAQAVAIASQGSPDNE; via the coding sequence ATGAAAAATATAAAGAACCTTGTATTCGCCGGGATCATCGCCATTGGCGCTGTCGCTTTTTTCACATTTGGCCGCAGCGCCGCGACTGACGCGGAATATGTCTACGATGGCGAACCGGAAATCATCGCGGCTACGTTCGAGTCTGCCTGGTGCTCCGCTTGCAAAATCCTGAAACCGAGACTGGCGAAAGTTATTCCCGACTTTGCCGATAAGCCGGTTAAATTCGTATCGTTGGATTTTACCTTCGGTCAGCGCGCGGACATTGAAAAGCAGGCTGCGGCGGAAGGTCTGGCTGATATTTATCCCCGGTTTGAGGGCGCTACAGGATTTACGCTGCTTGTCGACAAAGATACTGGTGAAATCATCGATAGTCTGACTGTGAGTTATGATGAAAACGCTATGCGCGCCGCCATAGCACAGGCAGTCGCTATCGCTTCACAAGGCTCGCCTGATAACGAATAA